From a region of the Pseudocalidococcus azoricus BACA0444 genome:
- a CDS encoding glycogen/starch/alpha-glucan phosphorylase has protein sequence MTSLIPEGCPIVAVEDDRTGTSLETLKRAIMDNLFYLQARFPSVASRNDFYMALSYTVRDRLLQRWISTAETYLQQGSRTVCYFSAEFLLGPHLGNNLINLGIRQEVEEAVNELGLDIEELLNQEEEPGLGNGGLGRLAACYLDSMATLEIPSFGYGIRYEFGIFDQEIRDGWQVEVTDRWLRYGNPWEIPRPEVRMPVKFGGHTRSYTDSDGHYRVIWDAHHVVEGVAYDTPILGYRVNTANTLRLWRAEAVESFDFQAFNTGNYYGAVRDKITSENITKVLYPNDEPLQGKELRLSQQYFFSSSSLQDMIRIYLQHNPDLSKFHQKFTVQLNDTHPAISVAELMRLLVDDHHLDWNTAWNVTQHTFAYTNHTLLPEALEKWPIALFQYLLPRHLEIIFEINQRFLDQVRLHYPGQSDPLARLSIIDESGERYVRMANLACVGSYAINGVAALHTELLKATVLHDFYQLYPERFSNKTNGVTPRRWVVLSNPGLTGLISEQIGDGWIKDLDQLGQLEPLANDHHFRACWGKTKHDNKVALAEHIQAKTGIIVDPNSLFDIQVKRIHEYKRQHLNVLHIITLYQQIKDNPHLDITPRTFIFGGKAAPGYFTAKLMIKLITAVGDVVNRDPDVAGRLKVVFLPDYNVTFGQRVYPAADLSEQISTAGLEASGTGNMKFSMNGALTIGTLDGANVEIREEVGAENFFLFGLTTPEVQALGAKGYQPWDYIQSNPQLKRVLDLIASGHFSHGDTNLFQPLLSGLWNQDKYYLMADYQSYIDCQQQVSQAYQNREQWLAMSILNTARMGKFSSDRSIQDYCRDIWHVSPVIIKLNGGYQ, from the coding sequence ATGACCTCACTCATTCCTGAAGGTTGCCCCATCGTTGCCGTTGAGGATGATCGGACTGGGACAAGCTTGGAAACTCTCAAACGGGCAATTATGGATAACTTGTTTTATCTCCAGGCCCGCTTTCCCTCGGTTGCCTCCCGCAATGATTTTTATATGGCCTTGTCTTACACCGTGCGGGATCGCCTGCTTCAACGCTGGATTTCTACGGCGGAAACCTATTTACAGCAGGGGAGTCGCACTGTTTGCTATTTCTCGGCCGAATTTCTCCTCGGGCCCCATTTAGGCAATAACCTGATCAATCTCGGGATCCGTCAGGAGGTGGAAGAAGCTGTCAATGAACTGGGCCTAGATATTGAAGAACTGTTAAACCAGGAAGAAGAACCCGGCCTGGGGAATGGAGGCTTAGGACGGCTAGCCGCTTGCTATTTGGATTCGATGGCTACCCTCGAAATTCCCAGTTTTGGCTATGGGATTCGCTATGAGTTTGGCATTTTTGATCAAGAAATTCGCGATGGCTGGCAGGTGGAGGTTACAGATCGTTGGTTACGCTATGGCAATCCTTGGGAAATTCCCCGTCCAGAAGTGCGGATGCCGGTGAAATTTGGTGGACATACCCGTAGCTACACAGACAGCGATGGCCATTACCGGGTGATTTGGGATGCCCATCATGTGGTGGAAGGGGTCGCTTACGATACGCCAATCTTGGGTTACCGGGTCAATACGGCCAATACGCTCCGGCTATGGCGGGCCGAGGCGGTTGAGTCCTTTGATTTCCAGGCCTTTAACACAGGCAACTACTATGGGGCGGTTCGGGATAAAATCACCTCGGAAAATATTACTAAAGTCCTCTATCCCAACGATGAACCTCTACAGGGGAAAGAACTGCGGCTGTCCCAACAATACTTTTTTTCCTCCTCTTCGTTGCAGGATATGATTCGGATTTATCTCCAACACAATCCAGATTTATCGAAGTTCCATCAAAAATTCACGGTGCAGCTAAACGATACCCATCCAGCTATTTCTGTCGCCGAGTTAATGCGGCTGTTAGTGGATGATCATCATCTGGATTGGAATACTGCTTGGAATGTAACCCAACACACCTTTGCCTATACCAATCACACCCTGTTACCGGAAGCTTTGGAAAAATGGCCCATTGCTCTGTTTCAGTATTTATTACCGCGACATCTAGAAATTATTTTTGAGATTAATCAGCGTTTCTTGGATCAAGTCCGGCTGCATTACCCTGGCCAAAGTGATCCCCTCGCTCGGCTGTCCATCATTGATGAATCAGGAGAACGCTATGTGCGGATGGCCAACTTGGCCTGTGTCGGCAGTTATGCAATTAATGGCGTGGCCGCTCTGCACACAGAATTACTGAAAGCCACGGTTTTACATGACTTTTACCAACTTTATCCCGAACGCTTTAGTAATAAAACCAATGGGGTAACGCCGCGACGGTGGGTTGTCCTCAGTAATCCAGGCCTGACTGGGTTGATTTCGGAGCAGATTGGGGATGGCTGGATTAAGGACTTAGATCAACTGGGGCAACTAGAACCCCTCGCCAATGATCATCATTTTCGCGCCTGCTGGGGTAAGACCAAACATGACAACAAAGTAGCTCTTGCCGAACATATCCAGGCCAAAACGGGGATTATCGTTGATCCCAACTCCCTCTTTGATATTCAAGTCAAGCGCATCCATGAGTATAAGCGGCAACACTTAAATGTTCTGCATATTATTACGCTCTATCAACAGATTAAAGACAATCCCCACTTGGATATCACCCCGCGGACTTTTATTTTTGGCGGCAAAGCAGCACCCGGCTATTTCACGGCCAAGTTAATGATTAAGCTGATTACGGCGGTGGGGGATGTGGTTAATCGGGATCCGGATGTGGCTGGACGATTAAAGGTTGTCTTTTTGCCCGACTATAACGTCACCTTTGGGCAACGGGTTTATCCAGCTGCAGATCTATCGGAGCAAATTTCTACGGCTGGCCTGGAGGCATCAGGAACAGGGAACATGAAATTCTCCATGAATGGGGCCTTAACCATTGGGACACTGGATGGGGCGAACGTGGAAATTCGGGAAGAGGTGGGGGCCGAAAACTTTTTCCTCTTTGGTTTAACGACCCCAGAAGTCCAGGCCTTGGGGGCAAAGGGTTATCAACCTTGGGACTATATTCAGAGTAATCCGCAACTAAAACGAGTCTTGGATTTAATTGCCAGCGGTCACTTTTCCCATGGGGATACTAATCTCTTTCAACCCCTCCTGAGTGGACTGTGGAATCAAGATAAATATTATCTGATGGCAGATTATCAGAGTTATATCGATTGCCAGCAGCAAGTCAGCCAGGCCTATCAAAACCGTGAACAGTGGTTAGCCATGTCTATTTTGAACACGGCCCGGATGGGTAAATTTTCCTCGGATCGCTCCATTCAAGACTACTGCCGGGATATTTGGCACGTCAGTCCAGTCATCATTAAGCTCAATGGTGGGTATCAGTAG
- a CDS encoding diguanylate cyclase domain-containing protein, which produces MSAPHPHTPKPVVICVDDEPAVLESLRIELRRALGDECVIETAEGAEDALSLMEELRQDDCEIALVLSDYIMPDLKGDELLGRIHQMSPNTLKIMLTGQANLEAVSNALKLSKLYRYISKPWNPEDLKLTVLDAVHSYLQDRKIDEQNYRLMQLNQELAQANQELKRLVEEQSEIIAARTAELERANQELMRLSITDSLTDLANRRHFDAVLSQEWLSAIREKTSLAMILADVDFFKLYNDQYGHHAGDICLQRVARVIQEAVHRPRDLVARYGGEEFVIVLPNTDIQGAALIAENIRQIIYTEQIPHQASLVKPYLTLSFGIAALLPAPQESPLVLFNATDQALYQAKRQGRNQIVTAQQFKTPLAS; this is translated from the coding sequence GTCATCTGTGTTGATGATGAGCCAGCGGTTTTAGAAAGTTTGCGGATTGAACTCCGGCGAGCTTTGGGGGATGAGTGTGTGATTGAAACCGCGGAAGGGGCCGAAGACGCGTTGTCTTTAATGGAAGAACTGCGTCAGGATGACTGTGAGATTGCCCTAGTGCTCTCCGACTACATCATGCCGGATTTGAAGGGCGATGAGTTACTCGGCCGGATTCATCAGATGTCCCCCAATACCTTAAAAATCATGCTCACGGGACAGGCCAATTTAGAAGCAGTGAGTAATGCCCTTAAACTCTCAAAACTCTATCGCTATATTTCTAAACCGTGGAATCCAGAGGACTTAAAATTAACGGTTTTAGATGCTGTCCATAGTTACTTGCAGGATCGCAAGATTGATGAGCAGAACTATCGCTTGATGCAACTCAACCAAGAACTAGCCCAAGCTAACCAAGAACTCAAGCGACTGGTTGAGGAACAATCGGAAATTATTGCGGCGCGTACAGCAGAATTGGAACGGGCGAATCAGGAACTCATGCGCTTGTCTATTACTGATAGCTTGACGGATTTAGCCAATCGCCGCCATTTTGATGCCGTCCTCAGTCAAGAATGGTTAAGTGCAATTCGGGAAAAAACATCCTTGGCCATGATTTTGGCTGATGTGGACTTTTTCAAGCTCTACAACGATCAGTATGGACATCATGCTGGAGATATCTGTTTGCAACGGGTCGCGCGGGTTATTCAAGAGGCTGTCCATCGGCCCCGAGACTTGGTGGCTCGCTATGGTGGGGAAGAGTTTGTGATTGTTCTACCCAACACTGATATTCAAGGGGCGGCGTTAATTGCTGAGAATATTCGTCAGATCATCTACACCGAGCAAATTCCCCACCAAGCCTCTTTAGTTAAACCCTATCTCACCCTCAGTTTTGGAATTGCTGCCCTACTACCGGCTCCCCAAGAATCTCCCCTCGTCCTCTTTAACGCAACTGATCAGGCTCTCTATCAAGCTAAACGTCAAGGGCGAAATCAGATAGTAACAGCGCAACAGTTTAAGACTCCTTTGGCTTCCTAG